GTTCCTTGGCGGCGAGAGTATAAAACCTCCGTGGAGAGGAAATCAACTACTACACACGACCGAGACCCGAGAAAGATAGCAGAAGCTGACGAGCGTATGGAGCTGTCCCCAGTGAGGATCAGATGCGGCGCAGAAGGGACTGGGGCTCTGCAGGGAGACGGGGACGCGGGCGGTAGGTGGGGTCGGGATAGCCCAGCTCCACCAGAAAGGCAGGCTCCCAGCCTGTGGGCAGGCCGATGGCGGCCCGCACCTCCTCCTGGCAGAACAGGGGAGCACCCATGAGGCAGGAGCCTAGGCCGCGGGCATGGGCGGCCAGCATGAGGTTCTGGAGGGCGGCGCCCAGGCTCTGGACGAACATGTCGCGCTCGGCCCGCTGACGGCGTGCGTCCGGCCAGAGGCGGGCGTCCGACAGCTCCAGGCAGGCCAGCAGCAGGACCGGCGCCGATGCAATGCGGCGGCGCGAGCGCTCCATCAGCGATCGGGCCTCCTCGGGGCGATGACCGTCGGCCTGCATATCCCTCAGCCAGGCCGACTCCATGGCCGAGACCAGCCGCTCGCGGGCACCTGGCGAGAGGACCACGAAGCGCCAGGGTCGGCTGTGGTGGGGGGCGGGAGCTGCCGCCGCCAGCATCACCAGCTCGTCCACCAGGTCGTCGGGAACGGGGATGGGCAGGAAGCGGCGCACCGACCGGCGCCCCAGGATGACCTGATCCAGGGACACCGTGCCGGTCACTCGGCCGCCTCCCCGGCCGTACCCAGGCGGCTGGGCAGGGAGAGGTCCTGCAGCAGACGCTTGGTGTTCTCGGCTCCGGGAGCGTGGGACAGGCGCAGCAGGTCCTGGGGGCTGTCGACGTCGGCCGTCAGGTCCTCGCGCCGCAGAACGGCAGTGGGAACCGACCTGGCCACTGCCTCGCGGCGGTGGGCTGTAAAGCTCTTGGGACCGAAGCGGAAGGGGATGGCATCGGGGGGCCTCAGCGCCAGGACGTTGGTCCCGCCTTCCACCGAGGGCACGATGGCCACCCCTCTGGGCGAGGGTAGGGAGGCCAGCACCTCCTCGACCGCTGCTGGCGTCAGGGTGGGGAGGTCTGCCGGCACCACCAAGATGGTGTCGGCACCCTCGCGGGCCAGCTCCGTGGCCCCGTAGCTCAGGGCGGCATTGATGCCCCGCACCTGCGGGGGTTCGGGCAGCGGACGCGCCCGCAGGCGTTCCGCCTCCTTCAGCACCGCCTTGTCGGGGCTGATGATGGCGATATAGGCGATGGAGGCGGCCCCCAGCAGGGCCGTCACCACATCGGCCAGCATGGCGAGGGCCAGCCGGCGCCTCTCTTCGGAGGTGAGGACGGCGGCGAGGCGCCCTTTGGCTTCCGACAGAGCCTTCACCGGCACCAGGGCTGCGATCACACTTCCACCCCCAACGACACCAGCACCGTGCGTGCCAGGGCCACCTTCTTGTCCATCGAGGACATTATCGTATCCGTCGTCACCACGTCCAAGCCCAGGGCCTCCACCCGAGACGCGAGGGCGGCATCTCGCTGGTCCATCACCATCACGTCCAGGAAATCGGCGTAGAGGCGGGCCACACCCACCGGGCTCACCTCCATGCCCAGCTCGCGCATGATGCGGTCGGCCGGCCCCTTGAGGGTGGCCCCGCCGACGATGGGACTGATAGCCCCCACCCTGGCAGGGGTCGACGCGAGAACCTCCCTCAGCCCGGGCACGGCCAGGATCGGGCCGATGCTGAGCAGTGGGTTGGACGGGGCGACGATGATCGCCTCCGCCTGCTCGATGGCCTCCAGGACCCCCGGCGCCGGCAAGGCTGCCTCGGCGCCCTGGTAGACGATGCCCCGCACGGGCACCTCGGCCCGCCGTCGCACGAAGTAGTCCTGGAACTCCAGCAGGCCATCGTCGGTACGGATGCGGGTCCGAAGGGGGGCCTCGGTGGCTGGGAGGACGGTGCAGGCGAGGCCGAAAGCGCGGACGATGCTGGCGGTGGCCTCGGTCAGGCCGAAGCCGCTACGCAGCAGGTTGGTGCGGTGCAGGCAGGTGGCCAGGTCCCGGTCGCCCAGGCGGAACCAGGTCTCGTAGCCGAAGCGGGCCAGGGCCTCCACGACGGCAAAGGTGTCGTCCCGGATGCCGAAGGTGCGCTCCTCGTCGGCTACCCCCGCCAGGTGATAGACGACCATGTCGATGTCGGGCGATACATGGAGGCCGTACATCTGGCAGTCGTCGCCCACGTTGGAAATGATGGTGACCCTCTCCGGGGGCACGACCCGCACCAGCCCCTGGAGGAAACGGGCTGCGCCCGTCCCCCCGGCCAGCACGACTATCACTGGGCGACCTCCACCACCGTAACGCCCTCGCCGCCCTCCCGCGGCTCGGCGGGACGGTAGGACTTGACCAGGGGGTGGGACGAGAGCAGCTCGCGCACGGCCCGGCGGAGGGTGCCCGAACCCTTGCCGTGGACGATGCGCAGGTGTCGCAGCCCGGCGCGGAAGGCGGCGTCCAGATGCTCCTCGACCAGGGGGAGGGCCTCGTCCAGGGTCATGCCCCGCACCTCGATCTCGTCCCTGGCGTGGGCAGGCGGCGGGGGCGCGCTCACGGGTGGCGACGGGGTGGCCTCGGGACGCTCGGCCCGCACTATGTCGGCCAGGGGGACACGGGCCCGCAGGGCGCCGAGGCGTACCTCCAGCTCGCCAGCCTCGTCGGGCAGCGAGATAACCTCTCCCGGCTCCGATACCCCCCTCAGCCAGACGCGGTCACCGGGCTGGACCTGCGCCAGCGGCACCGCCGGCGGGCGCGCCTCTTCGGCCAGTGCCCTTTCCTGGGCCGCGACCTCTCCCAGCAGACGGCGGGCCTGGTCCAGGGCACGGCGGCCGCGGGCCGAGCGCTCGCTCCGCTCGATGGCCTGCTGGGCCTGGTGCAGGCGGCGACGGGCCGCCGCCAGCTCCTGCTCCAGCAGCCTACGGGTGCGCTCGACGAGGAGCCGACGTTCTCTTTCCAGGGCCTGCAGCCGCCTCTCCAGCTCCTGGCGCAGGGCCTCGGCCTGGCGACGCTCCTCTTCCAGGGCGTGCCGCTCGGCGGCGGCCTGCTGGCGCTCCCGCTGCAGGTCGTGCAGCAGCCTTTCCACCTCCAGGTGGCCGGGGGCCAGGCCGCGGCGGGCCTCTTCCAGGACCTCCTCCGACAGGCCCAGGCGCTGGGCGATGTGCAGGGCGTTGGACTGCCCGGGCACGCCGATGCGAAGGTGGTAGGTCGGCGCCAGGGTCTCGGGGTCGAACTCCACCGAGGCGTTCATCATGCCCGGAGTATCGTGGGCCAGCGCCTTCAGCTCGCCATGGTGGGTGGTAGCGACGGTCAGGCAGCCCCGGGCCAGCAGGTGCAGCAGGATGGCACGGGCGAGGGCTGCGCCCTCGGTGGGATCGGTGCCAGCGCCCAGCTCGTCCAGCAGCACCAGGCTACGGGGGGTGGCCCTGTGCAGGATGTCGACGATGTTGCGCATGTGGGAGCTGAAAGTGGACAGCGACTGCTCGATGCTCTGCTCGTCGCCGATGTCGGCGTAGATGCCATCGAAGACGGGCAGGGCCGACCCCTCCTCGGCGGGCACCGGCAGGCCGGCCTGGGTCATCAGGCAGAGAAGGCCTGTCGTTTTGAGGGCTACCGTCTTGCCGCCGGTGTTGGGCCCGGTGATGAGCAGCACCGTGAAGCCTTCGTCCCGCCCCAGCCAGAGGGAGATGGGCACCACGTTTCCCCTGAGCAGTGGGTGGCGGGCCTGGGTCAGGCGCAAGCGGGACGGCTCCGGGATGAGCCAGGGCTGCTCATGGCCGTCCAGGGGCAGGGGGCAGCGCAGCTCTTCCCCCAGCCGCGCCTTGGCCAGGGCCAGGTCGAGGCGCGCCAGGGCCTCCACCGCCCGACGGATAGCGGCGGCCCGCTCCCCCACCAGGGCCGAGAGGCGCCGGAGGACTCGCTCCACCTCTCGCTGCTCCTCCAGTTGAAGCTCACGCCAGCGGTTGGCCTCCTCCACCACCTCCAGCGGCTCCACGAAAACGGTGGCGCCCGAGGAGGAGACGTCATGAACGATGCCGGGAATCATGTGCCGCATCTCGGCGCGTACCGGGAGCACGTAGCGGCCCTCGCGCATGGTGACCAGAGGCTCCTGCAGGGCCTGTCGGCCCGTCTGGGAGGCGACGATGCGCTCCAGATGGGCCACCAGGCGGTCATGGGCGCGGCGGACTTGCCTCCGCAGCTCGCCCAGCACGGGGCTGGCTTCGTCGGTCACCTCACCGCGACGGTCCAGGCATCGTCCTATCTCCTGCAGCAAGGGGCCGAAGTCGGCGATGCGGTCGGTGAGGGATGCCAGCAGGGGTAGCTGGTGGCGCCAGCTTCCTACCAGCCCCCGCATCTGCTGGGCCAGCTGGAGCGTGTCGGCCACCTCCAGCAGCTCCGAGGGCTGCAG
This DNA window, taken from Dehalococcoidia bacterium, encodes the following:
- a CDS encoding nitroreductase family protein, which codes for MTGTVSLDQVILGRRSVRRFLPIPVPDDLVDELVMLAAAAPAPHHSRPWRFVVLSPGARERLVSAMESAWLRDMQADGHRPEEARSLMERSRRRIASAPVLLLACLELSDARLWPDARRQRAERDMFVQSLGAALQNLMLAAHARGLGSCLMGAPLFCQEEVRAAIGLPTGWEPAFLVELGYPDPTYRPRPRLPAEPQSLLRRI
- the cofC gene encoding 2-phospho-L-lactate guanylyltransferase, with translation MIAALVPVKALSEAKGRLAAVLTSEERRRLALAMLADVVTALLGAASIAYIAIISPDKAVLKEAERLRARPLPEPPQVRGINAALSYGATELAREGADTILVVPADLPTLTPAAVEEVLASLPSPRGVAIVPSVEGGTNVLALRPPDAIPFRFGPKSFTAHRREAVARSVPTAVLRREDLTADVDSPQDLLRLSHAPGAENTKRLLQDLSLPSRLGTAGEAAE
- the cofD gene encoding 2-phospho-L-lactate transferase, with amino-acid sequence MIVVLAGGTGAARFLQGLVRVVPPERVTIISNVGDDCQMYGLHVSPDIDMVVYHLAGVADEERTFGIRDDTFAVVEALARFGYETWFRLGDRDLATCLHRTNLLRSGFGLTEATASIVRAFGLACTVLPATEAPLRTRIRTDDGLLEFQDYFVRRRAEVPVRGIVYQGAEAALPAPGVLEAIEQAEAIIVAPSNPLLSIGPILAVPGLREVLASTPARVGAISPIVGGATLKGPADRIMRELGMEVSPVGVARLYADFLDVMVMDQRDAALASRVEALGLDVVTTDTIMSSMDKKVALARTVLVSLGVEV
- a CDS encoding endonuclease MutS2 produces the protein EFDKVLARLEGLCTFSLGRELARRLQPSTDYQEVLRRQRETAEARKLLSLRPGLSLASARDVRELARQAAKGHVLQPSELLEVADTLQLAQQMRGLVGSWRHQLPLLASLTDRIADFGPLLQEIGRCLDRRGEVTDEASPVLGELRRQVRRAHDRLVAHLERIVASQTGRQALQEPLVTMREGRYVLPVRAEMRHMIPGIVHDVSSSGATVFVEPLEVVEEANRWRELQLEEQREVERVLRRLSALVGERAAAIRRAVEALARLDLALAKARLGEELRCPLPLDGHEQPWLIPEPSRLRLTQARHPLLRGNVVPISLWLGRDEGFTVLLITGPNTGGKTVALKTTGLLCLMTQAGLPVPAEEGSALPVFDGIYADIGDEQSIEQSLSTFSSHMRNIVDILHRATPRSLVLLDELGAGTDPTEGAALARAILLHLLARGCLTVATTHHGELKALAHDTPGMMNASVEFDPETLAPTYHLRIGVPGQSNALHIAQRLGLSEEVLEEARRGLAPGHLEVERLLHDLQRERQQAAAERHALEEERRQAEALRQELERRLQALERERRLLVERTRRLLEQELAAARRRLHQAQQAIERSERSARGRRALDQARRLLGEVAAQERALAEEARPPAVPLAQVQPGDRVWLRGVSEPGEVISLPDEAGELEVRLGALRARVPLADIVRAERPEATPSPPVSAPPPPAHARDEIEVRGMTLDEALPLVEEHLDAAFRAGLRHLRIVHGKGSGTLRRAVRELLSSHPLVKSYRPAEPREGGEGVTVVEVAQ